One part of the Candidatus Methylomirabilota bacterium genome encodes these proteins:
- a CDS encoding YncE family protein: MTRALTALATLAALLGLAGAASAGHLILSANDGKYPNIEGVYKVADPMPADTLTILDARSFPPRAIAEIETNTSVIGPPLGVALTPDERLALVSCPVKADPNDKTKLVSHDELQVVDLEASPPRVIARLAMPSRPCGLSVNRAGTLAVVAHPDDGGVSLLTISGKTVALVSTVKVGDAKSLVSHAAVSPDGKWVLATKRGEGKVAVLTLDGAKLEYAKQDITVGFGPYPLDISRDGRLAAVGNQGLGVDVDTVTLIDMTVRPIRAVEYITVGVGAEGLAFSPDGKWLAVALQNGTNRPKTHPMRAEQGRLLLYSLAGTKATKVAEAATGRNTQGVTFTPDGKYLYVQNYVEQELQVFRVTGAGLEDTGTRIKVKGHPASIRVAP, translated from the coding sequence ATGACACGCGCGCTCACGGCTCTCGCCACCCTCGCCGCGCTGCTCGGCCTCGCCGGCGCGGCGTCGGCCGGTCATCTCATCCTGTCCGCCAACGACGGCAAGTACCCGAACATCGAGGGCGTCTACAAGGTCGCCGACCCCATGCCGGCCGACACGCTCACGATCCTCGACGCGCGGAGCTTCCCGCCCCGCGCGATCGCGGAGATCGAGACCAACACCAGCGTCATCGGCCCGCCGCTGGGCGTCGCGCTGACGCCCGACGAGAGGCTCGCGCTCGTGTCGTGCCCCGTGAAGGCCGACCCGAACGACAAGACCAAGCTCGTCTCGCACGACGAGCTCCAGGTCGTGGACCTCGAGGCCTCGCCGCCGAGGGTCATCGCCAGGCTCGCGATGCCGAGCCGGCCGTGCGGCCTCTCGGTGAACCGCGCCGGCACGCTCGCGGTCGTCGCCCATCCCGACGACGGCGGCGTGTCGCTGCTGACGATCAGCGGCAAGACCGTCGCGCTCGTGTCCACGGTGAAGGTCGGCGACGCCAAGTCGCTCGTGAGCCACGCGGCGGTGAGCCCCGACGGCAAGTGGGTGCTCGCCACCAAGCGCGGCGAGGGCAAGGTCGCGGTGCTGACCCTCGACGGGGCGAAGCTCGAGTACGCCAAGCAGGACATCACGGTGGGCTTCGGCCCGTACCCCCTCGACATCTCGCGGGACGGGCGGCTCGCCGCGGTCGGCAACCAGGGGCTCGGCGTGGACGTGGACACGGTGACGCTCATCGACATGACGGTGCGCCCGATCCGCGCGGTGGAGTACATCACGGTGGGCGTCGGGGCCGAGGGGCTCGCGTTCTCGCCCGACGGCAAGTGGTTGGCGGTCGCGCTCCAGAACGGGACGAACCGGCCGAAGACCCATCCGATGCGCGCCGAGCAGGGGCGGCTCCTGCTCTACTCGCTCGCCGGCACCAAGGCGACGAAGGTCGCCGAGGCGGCGACGGGCCGCAACACGCAGGGCGTCACCTTCACGCCCGACGGGAAGTATCTCTACGTGCAGAATTATGTCGAGCAGGAGCTCCAGGTCTTCCGCGTGACGGGGGCGGGGCTCGAGGACACGGGTACGCGGATCAAGGTCAAGGGCCACCCGGCCTCGATCCGCGTCGCGCCCTAG
- a CDS encoding crosslink repair DNA glycosylase YcaQ family protein encodes MTAESLERRRDRAFRRLPALRVGSERAALAFVEDVGVCSTFYRFPEGVACLWEAVVGRENPRWPRRSHHDAGIGLTWELKDTLPAKKRVYYGKLLRARPVLVALDVFPAFYALARGRQRARDYREEYAAGRLSHTARRLMDTLTREHPQYTRGLRANTFMLEPSKTREVERAMAELQQGLWVVKTEERYEPTFSYRWDLLEAWLPEATAEGRRMRREAAVERVIERYVRGAAYTTERSLARLFGLRPEEIARAVGRLVEAKALRAGCEVDGWPGRFIVHA; translated from the coding sequence GTGACGGCCGAGAGTCTCGAGCGGCGGCGCGACCGGGCGTTCCGGCGGCTGCCGGCGCTCCGGGTCGGGAGCGAGCGCGCGGCGCTCGCGTTCGTCGAGGACGTCGGCGTGTGCTCGACCTTCTACCGCTTCCCGGAGGGCGTGGCGTGCCTGTGGGAGGCGGTGGTCGGCCGCGAGAACCCGCGCTGGCCGCGCCGCTCGCACCACGACGCGGGCATCGGGCTCACGTGGGAGCTGAAGGACACGCTGCCCGCGAAGAAGCGGGTGTACTACGGCAAGCTCCTCCGGGCCCGGCCGGTGCTCGTCGCGCTCGACGTGTTCCCGGCCTTCTACGCCCTCGCGCGCGGGCGGCAGCGCGCCCGGGACTACCGGGAGGAGTACGCCGCGGGGCGCCTGTCGCACACGGCGCGGCGGCTGATGGACACGCTCACGCGCGAGCACCCGCAGTACACGCGCGGGCTCCGCGCGAACACGTTCATGCTCGAGCCGTCGAAGACCCGCGAGGTCGAGCGCGCGATGGCCGAGCTCCAGCAGGGGCTCTGGGTGGTGAAGACCGAGGAGCGGTACGAGCCGACCTTCTCGTACCGCTGGGACCTGCTCGAGGCCTGGCTCCCCGAGGCGACGGCGGAGGGCCGCCGGATGCGGCGAGAGGCGGCCGTCGAGCGCGTGATCGAGCGCTACGTCCGCGGCGCGGCCTACACGACCGAGCGGAGCCTCGCGCGGCTGTTCGGGCTCCGCCCCGAGGAGATCGCTCGCGCGGTGGGCCGGCTCGTCGAGGCGAAGGCGCTCAGGGCCGGCTGCGAGGTGGACGGCTGGCCCGGCCGCTTCATCGTCCACGCGTAG
- a CDS encoding GNAT family N-acetyltransferase — MALSAPAISPAGAADVPAVIALIGRVFAEYGFVFDPPTELPDLLAFERHYAPPRGAFFVARDGGAVVGSVGVERLDGMAAELHRLYLDAHLRGRGTGRALVEEVLAWCRGRGVTRLVLWSDTRFEDSHRLYRRMDFRQTGERTPPDDLNQSREYCFERPV, encoded by the coding sequence GTGGCCCTGTCCGCCCCCGCCATCTCGCCGGCCGGGGCCGCGGACGTCCCGGCCGTCATCGCGCTCATCGGCCGCGTCTTCGCCGAATACGGCTTCGTGTTCGATCCGCCTACGGAACTCCCCGACCTCCTCGCGTTCGAGCGCCACTATGCCCCGCCCCGCGGCGCGTTCTTCGTCGCGCGGGACGGCGGCGCGGTCGTCGGCTCGGTCGGCGTCGAGCGGCTCGACGGCATGGCCGCCGAGCTCCACCGGCTCTATCTCGACGCACACCTGCGCGGCCGGGGGACCGGCCGCGCCCTCGTCGAGGAAGTGCTCGCGTGGTGTCGAGGCCGAGGCGTCACGCGGCTCGTGCTCTGGTCCGACACGCGCTTCGAGGACTCGCACCGCCTGTACCGGCGGATGGACTTCCGCCAGACCGGCGAGCGGACGCCACCCGACGACCTCAACCAGTCACGCGAGTACTGTTTCGAGCGCCCGGTCTGA
- a CDS encoding RidA family protein → MAKIERLAAKSVWDPPTYSQVIRVSGAQAVVFVAGQVSYDKKGGVAHPGDFKAQAREVFRSVVAQVKAAGGKPENVVKLNSYVTDIRYRADFGAIRGEVFGDTLPASTLVQVAALAHPDYMIEVEAIAVI, encoded by the coding sequence ATGGCGAAGATCGAGAGGCTCGCGGCGAAGAGCGTCTGGGACCCGCCGACCTACAGCCAGGTGATCCGCGTGAGCGGCGCCCAGGCCGTCGTGTTCGTGGCGGGCCAGGTCTCCTACGACAAGAAGGGCGGCGTCGCCCACCCGGGCGACTTCAAGGCCCAGGCGCGGGAGGTGTTCCGCTCGGTCGTCGCGCAGGTCAAGGCCGCCGGCGGCAAGCCGGAGAACGTCGTCAAGCTCAACAGCTACGTGACCGACATCCGCTATCGCGCCGACTTCGGCGCGATCCGCGGTGAGGTATTCGGCGACACGCTCCCCGCCTCGACGCTCGTCCAGGTCGCGGCGCTGGCGCATCCGGACTACATGATCGAGGTCGAGGCGATCGCGGTGATCTAG
- a CDS encoding carboxymuconolactone decarboxylase family protein, whose protein sequence is MTGDAVWYEAALLVGITNALNVVADSPLASLEPPETSADAEAVFAEIRAFYNRAVPAPFMRLAADPGYLAEVWAATRRAFADNRLKRRFKEALAFAVSVTTRSAFGTEFHLGEMRRAGVGPGGVMEILGVTQMFSSYTKIADTLQLETDMHDIAPVDWSPAPGGAPRHPQTVR, encoded by the coding sequence ATGACGGGCGACGCGGTCTGGTACGAGGCCGCGCTGCTGGTCGGGATCACGAACGCGCTCAACGTCGTCGCCGACTCCCCCCTCGCGTCGCTCGAGCCCCCCGAGACGAGCGCCGACGCCGAGGCGGTCTTCGCCGAGATCCGGGCCTTCTACAACCGCGCCGTGCCGGCGCCGTTCATGCGCCTCGCCGCCGACCCGGGCTACCTCGCCGAGGTGTGGGCGGCGACCCGCCGGGCCTTCGCCGACAACCGCCTCAAGCGCCGGTTCAAGGAGGCGCTCGCGTTCGCGGTCTCGGTCACGACGCGCTCGGCCTTCGGCACCGAGTTCCACCTGGGCGAGATGCGCCGCGCCGGCGTCGGCCCCGGCGGCGTCATGGAGATCCTCGGCGTCACCCAGATGTTCTCGAGCTACACGAAGATCGCCGACACGCTGCAGCTCGAGACCGACATGCACGACATCGCCCCCGTGGACTGGTCACCGGCCCCCGGCGGCGCCCCCAGGCACCCGCAGACGGTACGCTAG
- a CDS encoding CoA transferase, with the protein MTGALDGLRVLDLSNQLSGPYCAMLLGDLGADVIKVEHPRGGDNARAGAPHVGGESVPFMTTNRNKRSITVDLKTPEGRAIVQRLAARADVVLENWRPGTAARLGLGYEAVRAANPRVVYCSISGFGQTGPYAPRGGFDRIAQGMSGLMSINGDEDGPPLVVPIPICDIGTGMFGLIGVLAALAHRDRTGEGQRVDASLLETPIAWSVYEAAHVFATGQAPAKLGPGHRTNAPYQAFRTADGWINVGGGSQSLWRDVCKVLDAEPLLDDPRFATPALRVQHRKELEALLQPRFLEKPSSVWLEKFEAVGVPAGPILTYDRVFEDPHVRHREMAVEVEHPVAGTTRVLGVPIKLSRTPGAVRRPAPTLGQHTEEVLREVGYDPATIADLRARKVV; encoded by the coding sequence ATGACAGGCGCGCTCGACGGCCTCCGCGTCCTCGACCTCTCGAACCAGCTCTCGGGCCCCTACTGCGCGATGCTGCTCGGCGACCTCGGCGCCGACGTGATCAAGGTGGAGCACCCGCGGGGCGGCGACAACGCCCGCGCCGGCGCGCCCCACGTCGGCGGCGAATCGGTGCCGTTCATGACCACCAACCGCAACAAGCGCTCGATCACCGTGGACCTCAAGACGCCCGAGGGCCGGGCGATCGTGCAGCGGCTCGCCGCGCGCGCCGACGTCGTGCTCGAGAACTGGCGGCCGGGCACGGCGGCGCGCCTCGGCCTCGGCTACGAGGCGGTGCGCGCGGCGAACCCGCGCGTCGTCTACTGCTCGATCTCGGGCTTCGGCCAGACGGGACCGTACGCGCCGCGCGGGGGCTTCGACCGGATCGCGCAGGGGATGTCGGGCCTCATGTCCATCAACGGCGACGAGGATGGGCCGCCACTCGTCGTGCCGATCCCGATCTGCGACATCGGCACCGGCATGTTCGGGCTGATCGGCGTCCTCGCGGCGCTCGCCCACCGCGACCGCACGGGCGAGGGCCAGCGCGTGGACGCCTCGCTCCTCGAGACGCCGATCGCGTGGTCGGTCTACGAGGCGGCGCACGTCTTCGCCACGGGCCAGGCGCCCGCGAAGCTCGGCCCGGGCCACCGCACGAACGCCCCGTACCAGGCCTTCCGCACGGCGGACGGCTGGATCAACGTCGGTGGCGGCTCGCAGTCGCTCTGGCGGGACGTCTGCAAGGTCCTCGACGCGGAGCCCCTCCTCGACGACCCGCGCTTCGCGACGCCGGCGCTGCGCGTGCAGCACCGGAAGGAGCTCGAAGCGCTGCTCCAGCCCCGGTTCCTCGAGAAGCCGTCGTCCGTGTGGCTCGAGAAGTTCGAGGCGGTCGGCGTGCCGGCGGGCCCCATCCTCACCTACGACCGGGTCTTCGAGGACCCGCACGTGCGGCACCGCGAGATGGCCGTCGAGGTCGAGCACCCGGTCGCCGGCACGACGCGGGTGCTCGGCGTGCCGATCAAGCTCTCGCGGACGCCCGGCGCCGTGCGCCGGCCCGCGCCGACGCTCGGCCAGCACACCGAGGAGGTCCTGCGCGAGGTCGGCTACGACCCGGCGACGATCGCGGACCTGCGCGCTCGGAAAGTCGTCTAG